In Phyllopteryx taeniolatus isolate TA_2022b chromosome 13, UOR_Ptae_1.2, whole genome shotgun sequence, the following are encoded in one genomic region:
- the fermt2 gene encoding fermitin family homolog 2 isoform X2: MALDGIRMPDGCYADGTWELKMHVTDLHRDVSLRVTGEIHIGGVMLKLVEKLDVKKDWSDHALWWEKKKTWLLKTHWTLDKYGIQADARLLFTPQHKLLRLQLPNMKHMKVKVNFSDRVFKAVSDICKTFNIRHPEELSLLRKPRDPKKKKKKLEEAEEDDLEVEGPLLTPGSASEIIYIGPVKGSIYSSPGLYSKTMTPTYDSRDGSPLSPTSAWFGDSPLSEGNPGILAVSQPIASPDILVKIYKPQSLLDKAKINQGWLDSSRSLMEQDVKENEVLLLRFKYHSFFDLNPKYDAIRVNQLYEQSKWAILLEEIECTEEEMMMFAALQYHINKLSVMSSDNHMNNSEKEVDEVDAALSDLEITLEGGKTSNALGDITSIPELADYVKVFKPKKLTLKGYKQYWCTFKDITISCYKSKEEAHGTPAHQMNLRGCEVTPDVNISGQKFNIKLLIPVADGMNEIWLRCDTEKQYAHWMAACRLASKGKTMADSSYNLEVQNILSFLKMQHMNPDPQFIEPITTDINPECLVSPRYLKKYKNKQISARILEAHQNVAQMSLIEAKMRFIQAWQSLPEFGITHFLAKFQGGKRDELIGITYNRLIRMDAGTGDAIKTWRFSNMKQWNVNWEIKMVTVEFADEPSLSFICAEVDCKVVHEFIGGYIFLSTRAKDQNETLDDDMFYKLTSGWV, from the exons ATGTGAAGAAGGACTGGTCAGACCACGCGCTATGGtgggagaagaagaagacgtgGCTGCTGAAGACCCACTGGACGCTCGacaagtacggcatccaggccGACGCCCGGCTGCTGTTCACGCCGCAGCACAAGCTCCTGCGTCTGCAGCTGCCCAACATGAAGCACATGAAAGTAAAAGTCAACTTTTCCGACCGTGTCTTCAAAGCAGTCTCCGACATCTGCAAGACCTTCA ATATTCGTCACCCAGAGGAGTTATCTCTACTGCGCAAGCCGCGTGAtcccaaaaagaagaagaaaaagttggAGGAGGCCGAGGAGGATGATCTGGAGGTAGAGGGTCCGCTGTTAACCCCTGGATCAG CCTCAGAGATTATATACATCGGACCTGTCAAAG GAAGCATCTACTCCAGCCCTGGTTTGTACAGTAAGACCATGACGCCCACGTACGACTCAAGGGACGGCAGCCCGCTGTCACCCACGTCCGCCTGGTTCGGCGACAGCCCCCTTTCGGAGGGCAACCCCGGCATCCTCGCTGTCAGCCAGCCTATCGCCTCCCCGGACATCCTGGTCAAGATCTACAAACCGCAGTCACTGCTGGACAAGGCTAAGATCAACCAGGG GTGGTTGGACTCCTCCAGGTCTCTGATGGAACAAGATGTCAAAGAGAATGAGGTGTTGCTGCTAAGGTTTAAATACCACAGTTTCTTTGACCTCAACCCAAAG TATGACGCCATAAGGGTGAACCAGCTCTACGAGCAGTCAAAGTGGGCCATCCTGCTGGAGGAAATCGAGTGCACGGAGGAGGAAATGATGATGTTTGCCGCCTTGCAG TACCACATCAACAAGCTGTCCGTCATGTCGTCGGACAACCACATGAACAACAGCGAGAAGGAGGTGGACGAGGTGGACGCGGCCCTCTCCGACCTGGAGATCACGCTGGAGGGAGGCAAGACGTCCAATGCCCTG GGTGACATCACGTCTATTCCCGAGCTGGCGGACTACGTCAAGGTCTTCAA ACCCAAGAAACTGACACTGAAGGGCTACAAGCAGTACTGGTGCACGTTCAAAGACATCACAATTTCCTGTTACAAGAGTAAAGAGGAGGCGCACGGGACGCCCGCTCACCAAATGAACCTCAGAG GCTGCGAGGTGACCCCGGATGTGAACATATCAGGTCAGAAATTCAACATCAAGCTGCTAATCCCCGTGGCGGATGGAATGAACGAGATCTGGCTGCGGTGCGATACG GAGAAGCAGTATGCCCACTGGATGGCCGCGTGTCGTTTGGCATCCAAGGGGAAGACCATGGCGGACAGCTCCTACAACCTGGAGGTGCAGAACATCCTGTCCTTCCTAAAGATGCAGCACATGAACCCTGACCCACAATTCATCGAGCCCATCACCACAGACATCAACCCCGAGTGCCTTGTGTCACCGCGCTACCTAAAGAAGTACAAGAACAAGCAG ATCTCAGCCCGCATCCTTGAAGCCCACCAGAACGTGGCCCAGATGAGTCTAATTGAGGCCAAGATGCGCTTCATCCAGGCGTGGCAGTCGCTGCCAGAGTTCGGAATCACTCACTTCCTGGCCAA GTTCCAGGGCGGCAAGCGTGACGAGCTGATTGGCATCACGTACAACCGTCTGATCCGCATGGACGCCGGCACCGGGGACGCCATCAAGACCTGGCGCTTCAGCAACATGAAACAGTGGAACGTCAACTGGGAGATCAAGATG GTGACCGTGGAGTTTGCGGACGAGCCCAGCCTGTCGTTCATCTGCGCCGAGGTAGACTGCAAGGTGGTCCACGAGTTCATCGGGGGTTACATCTTCCTGTCCACGCGGGCCAAGGACCAGAACGAGACCCTGGACGACGACATGTTCTACAAGCTCACCAGCGGGTGGGTCTGA
- the fermt2 gene encoding fermitin family homolog 2 isoform X4, translating into MALDGIRMPDGCYADGTWELKMHVTDLHRDVSLRVTGEIHIGGVMLKLVEKLDVKKDWSDHALWWEKKKTWLLKTHWTLDKYGIQADARLLFTPQHKLLRLQLPNMKHMKVKVNFSDRVFKAVSDICKTFNIRHPEELSLLRKPRDPKKKKKKLEEAEEDDLEVEGPLLTPGSGSIYSSPGLYSKTMTPTYDSRDGSPLSPTSAWFGDSPLSEGNPGILAVSQPIASPDILVKIYKPQSLLDKAKINQGWLDSSRSLMEQDVKENEVLLLRFKYHSFFDLNPKYDAIRVNQLYEQSKWAILLEEIECTEEEMMMFAALQYHINKLSVMSSDNHMNNSEKEVDEVDAALSDLEITLEGGKTSNALGDITSIPELADYVKVFKPKKLTLKGYKQYWCTFKDITISCYKSKEEAHGTPAHQMNLRGCEVTPDVNISGQKFNIKLLIPVADGMNEIWLRCDTEKQYAHWMAACRLASKGKTMADSSYNLEVQNILSFLKMQHMNPDPQFIEPITTDINPECLVSPRYLKKYKNKQISARILEAHQNVAQMSLIEAKMRFIQAWQSLPEFGITHFLAKFQGGKRDELIGITYNRLIRMDAGTGDAIKTWRFSNMKQWNVNWEIKMVTVEFADEPSLSFICAEVDCKVVHEFIGGYIFLSTRAKDQNETLDDDMFYKLTSGWV; encoded by the exons ATGTGAAGAAGGACTGGTCAGACCACGCGCTATGGtgggagaagaagaagacgtgGCTGCTGAAGACCCACTGGACGCTCGacaagtacggcatccaggccGACGCCCGGCTGCTGTTCACGCCGCAGCACAAGCTCCTGCGTCTGCAGCTGCCCAACATGAAGCACATGAAAGTAAAAGTCAACTTTTCCGACCGTGTCTTCAAAGCAGTCTCCGACATCTGCAAGACCTTCA ATATTCGTCACCCAGAGGAGTTATCTCTACTGCGCAAGCCGCGTGAtcccaaaaagaagaagaaaaagttggAGGAGGCCGAGGAGGATGATCTGGAGGTAGAGGGTCCGCTGTTAACCCCTGGATCAG GAAGCATCTACTCCAGCCCTGGTTTGTACAGTAAGACCATGACGCCCACGTACGACTCAAGGGACGGCAGCCCGCTGTCACCCACGTCCGCCTGGTTCGGCGACAGCCCCCTTTCGGAGGGCAACCCCGGCATCCTCGCTGTCAGCCAGCCTATCGCCTCCCCGGACATCCTGGTCAAGATCTACAAACCGCAGTCACTGCTGGACAAGGCTAAGATCAACCAGGG GTGGTTGGACTCCTCCAGGTCTCTGATGGAACAAGATGTCAAAGAGAATGAGGTGTTGCTGCTAAGGTTTAAATACCACAGTTTCTTTGACCTCAACCCAAAG TATGACGCCATAAGGGTGAACCAGCTCTACGAGCAGTCAAAGTGGGCCATCCTGCTGGAGGAAATCGAGTGCACGGAGGAGGAAATGATGATGTTTGCCGCCTTGCAG TACCACATCAACAAGCTGTCCGTCATGTCGTCGGACAACCACATGAACAACAGCGAGAAGGAGGTGGACGAGGTGGACGCGGCCCTCTCCGACCTGGAGATCACGCTGGAGGGAGGCAAGACGTCCAATGCCCTG GGTGACATCACGTCTATTCCCGAGCTGGCGGACTACGTCAAGGTCTTCAA ACCCAAGAAACTGACACTGAAGGGCTACAAGCAGTACTGGTGCACGTTCAAAGACATCACAATTTCCTGTTACAAGAGTAAAGAGGAGGCGCACGGGACGCCCGCTCACCAAATGAACCTCAGAG GCTGCGAGGTGACCCCGGATGTGAACATATCAGGTCAGAAATTCAACATCAAGCTGCTAATCCCCGTGGCGGATGGAATGAACGAGATCTGGCTGCGGTGCGATACG GAGAAGCAGTATGCCCACTGGATGGCCGCGTGTCGTTTGGCATCCAAGGGGAAGACCATGGCGGACAGCTCCTACAACCTGGAGGTGCAGAACATCCTGTCCTTCCTAAAGATGCAGCACATGAACCCTGACCCACAATTCATCGAGCCCATCACCACAGACATCAACCCCGAGTGCCTTGTGTCACCGCGCTACCTAAAGAAGTACAAGAACAAGCAG ATCTCAGCCCGCATCCTTGAAGCCCACCAGAACGTGGCCCAGATGAGTCTAATTGAGGCCAAGATGCGCTTCATCCAGGCGTGGCAGTCGCTGCCAGAGTTCGGAATCACTCACTTCCTGGCCAA GTTCCAGGGCGGCAAGCGTGACGAGCTGATTGGCATCACGTACAACCGTCTGATCCGCATGGACGCCGGCACCGGGGACGCCATCAAGACCTGGCGCTTCAGCAACATGAAACAGTGGAACGTCAACTGGGAGATCAAGATG GTGACCGTGGAGTTTGCGGACGAGCCCAGCCTGTCGTTCATCTGCGCCGAGGTAGACTGCAAGGTGGTCCACGAGTTCATCGGGGGTTACATCTTCCTGTCCACGCGGGCCAAGGACCAGAACGAGACCCTGGACGACGACATGTTCTACAAGCTCACCAGCGGGTGGGTCTGA
- the fermt2 gene encoding fermitin family homolog 2 isoform X3, giving the protein MALDGIRMPDGCYADGTWELKMHVTDLHRDVSLRVTGEIHIGGVMLKLVEKLDVKKDWSDHALWWEKKKTWLLKTHWTLDKYGIQADARLLFTPQHKLLRLQLPNMKHMKVKVNFSDRVFKAVSDICKTFNIRHPEELSLLRKPRDPKKKKKKLEEAEEDDLEVEGPLLTPGSGSIYSSPGLYSKTMTPTYDSRDGSPLSPTSAWFGDSPLSEGNPGILAVSQPIASPDILVKIYKPQSLLDKAKINQGWLDSSRSLMEQDVKENEVLLLRFKYHSFFDLNPKYDAIRVNQLYEQSKWAILLEEIECTEEEMMMFAALQYHINKLSVMSSDNHMNNSEKEVDEVDAALSDLEITLEGGKTSNALGDITSIPELADYVKVFKPKKLTLKGYKQYWCTFKDITISCYKSKEEAHGTPAHQMNLRGCEVTPDVNISGQKFNIKLLIPVADGMNEIWLRCDTEKQYAHWMAACRLASKGKTMADSSYNLEVQNILSFLKMQHMNPDPQFIEPITTDINPECLVSPRYLKKYKNKQQGLIRDLISARILEAHQNVAQMSLIEAKMRFIQAWQSLPEFGITHFLAKFQGGKRDELIGITYNRLIRMDAGTGDAIKTWRFSNMKQWNVNWEIKMVTVEFADEPSLSFICAEVDCKVVHEFIGGYIFLSTRAKDQNETLDDDMFYKLTSGWV; this is encoded by the exons ATGTGAAGAAGGACTGGTCAGACCACGCGCTATGGtgggagaagaagaagacgtgGCTGCTGAAGACCCACTGGACGCTCGacaagtacggcatccaggccGACGCCCGGCTGCTGTTCACGCCGCAGCACAAGCTCCTGCGTCTGCAGCTGCCCAACATGAAGCACATGAAAGTAAAAGTCAACTTTTCCGACCGTGTCTTCAAAGCAGTCTCCGACATCTGCAAGACCTTCA ATATTCGTCACCCAGAGGAGTTATCTCTACTGCGCAAGCCGCGTGAtcccaaaaagaagaagaaaaagttggAGGAGGCCGAGGAGGATGATCTGGAGGTAGAGGGTCCGCTGTTAACCCCTGGATCAG GAAGCATCTACTCCAGCCCTGGTTTGTACAGTAAGACCATGACGCCCACGTACGACTCAAGGGACGGCAGCCCGCTGTCACCCACGTCCGCCTGGTTCGGCGACAGCCCCCTTTCGGAGGGCAACCCCGGCATCCTCGCTGTCAGCCAGCCTATCGCCTCCCCGGACATCCTGGTCAAGATCTACAAACCGCAGTCACTGCTGGACAAGGCTAAGATCAACCAGGG GTGGTTGGACTCCTCCAGGTCTCTGATGGAACAAGATGTCAAAGAGAATGAGGTGTTGCTGCTAAGGTTTAAATACCACAGTTTCTTTGACCTCAACCCAAAG TATGACGCCATAAGGGTGAACCAGCTCTACGAGCAGTCAAAGTGGGCCATCCTGCTGGAGGAAATCGAGTGCACGGAGGAGGAAATGATGATGTTTGCCGCCTTGCAG TACCACATCAACAAGCTGTCCGTCATGTCGTCGGACAACCACATGAACAACAGCGAGAAGGAGGTGGACGAGGTGGACGCGGCCCTCTCCGACCTGGAGATCACGCTGGAGGGAGGCAAGACGTCCAATGCCCTG GGTGACATCACGTCTATTCCCGAGCTGGCGGACTACGTCAAGGTCTTCAA ACCCAAGAAACTGACACTGAAGGGCTACAAGCAGTACTGGTGCACGTTCAAAGACATCACAATTTCCTGTTACAAGAGTAAAGAGGAGGCGCACGGGACGCCCGCTCACCAAATGAACCTCAGAG GCTGCGAGGTGACCCCGGATGTGAACATATCAGGTCAGAAATTCAACATCAAGCTGCTAATCCCCGTGGCGGATGGAATGAACGAGATCTGGCTGCGGTGCGATACG GAGAAGCAGTATGCCCACTGGATGGCCGCGTGTCGTTTGGCATCCAAGGGGAAGACCATGGCGGACAGCTCCTACAACCTGGAGGTGCAGAACATCCTGTCCTTCCTAAAGATGCAGCACATGAACCCTGACCCACAATTCATCGAGCCCATCACCACAGACATCAACCCCGAGTGCCTTGTGTCACCGCGCTACCTAAAGAAGTACAAGAACAAGCAG CAAGGCTTAATCAGGGATTTG ATCTCAGCCCGCATCCTTGAAGCCCACCAGAACGTGGCCCAGATGAGTCTAATTGAGGCCAAGATGCGCTTCATCCAGGCGTGGCAGTCGCTGCCAGAGTTCGGAATCACTCACTTCCTGGCCAA GTTCCAGGGCGGCAAGCGTGACGAGCTGATTGGCATCACGTACAACCGTCTGATCCGCATGGACGCCGGCACCGGGGACGCCATCAAGACCTGGCGCTTCAGCAACATGAAACAGTGGAACGTCAACTGGGAGATCAAGATG GTGACCGTGGAGTTTGCGGACGAGCCCAGCCTGTCGTTCATCTGCGCCGAGGTAGACTGCAAGGTGGTCCACGAGTTCATCGGGGGTTACATCTTCCTGTCCACGCGGGCCAAGGACCAGAACGAGACCCTGGACGACGACATGTTCTACAAGCTCACCAGCGGGTGGGTCTGA
- the fermt2 gene encoding fermitin family homolog 2 isoform X1 has protein sequence MALDGIRMPDGCYADGTWELKMHVTDLHRDVSLRVTGEIHIGGVMLKLVEKLDVKKDWSDHALWWEKKKTWLLKTHWTLDKYGIQADARLLFTPQHKLLRLQLPNMKHMKVKVNFSDRVFKAVSDICKTFNIRHPEELSLLRKPRDPKKKKKKLEEAEEDDLEVEGPLLTPGSASEIIYIGPVKGSIYSSPGLYSKTMTPTYDSRDGSPLSPTSAWFGDSPLSEGNPGILAVSQPIASPDILVKIYKPQSLLDKAKINQGWLDSSRSLMEQDVKENEVLLLRFKYHSFFDLNPKYDAIRVNQLYEQSKWAILLEEIECTEEEMMMFAALQYHINKLSVMSSDNHMNNSEKEVDEVDAALSDLEITLEGGKTSNALGDITSIPELADYVKVFKPKKLTLKGYKQYWCTFKDITISCYKSKEEAHGTPAHQMNLRGCEVTPDVNISGQKFNIKLLIPVADGMNEIWLRCDTEKQYAHWMAACRLASKGKTMADSSYNLEVQNILSFLKMQHMNPDPQFIEPITTDINPECLVSPRYLKKYKNKQQGLIRDLISARILEAHQNVAQMSLIEAKMRFIQAWQSLPEFGITHFLAKFQGGKRDELIGITYNRLIRMDAGTGDAIKTWRFSNMKQWNVNWEIKMVTVEFADEPSLSFICAEVDCKVVHEFIGGYIFLSTRAKDQNETLDDDMFYKLTSGWV, from the exons ATGTGAAGAAGGACTGGTCAGACCACGCGCTATGGtgggagaagaagaagacgtgGCTGCTGAAGACCCACTGGACGCTCGacaagtacggcatccaggccGACGCCCGGCTGCTGTTCACGCCGCAGCACAAGCTCCTGCGTCTGCAGCTGCCCAACATGAAGCACATGAAAGTAAAAGTCAACTTTTCCGACCGTGTCTTCAAAGCAGTCTCCGACATCTGCAAGACCTTCA ATATTCGTCACCCAGAGGAGTTATCTCTACTGCGCAAGCCGCGTGAtcccaaaaagaagaagaaaaagttggAGGAGGCCGAGGAGGATGATCTGGAGGTAGAGGGTCCGCTGTTAACCCCTGGATCAG CCTCAGAGATTATATACATCGGACCTGTCAAAG GAAGCATCTACTCCAGCCCTGGTTTGTACAGTAAGACCATGACGCCCACGTACGACTCAAGGGACGGCAGCCCGCTGTCACCCACGTCCGCCTGGTTCGGCGACAGCCCCCTTTCGGAGGGCAACCCCGGCATCCTCGCTGTCAGCCAGCCTATCGCCTCCCCGGACATCCTGGTCAAGATCTACAAACCGCAGTCACTGCTGGACAAGGCTAAGATCAACCAGGG GTGGTTGGACTCCTCCAGGTCTCTGATGGAACAAGATGTCAAAGAGAATGAGGTGTTGCTGCTAAGGTTTAAATACCACAGTTTCTTTGACCTCAACCCAAAG TATGACGCCATAAGGGTGAACCAGCTCTACGAGCAGTCAAAGTGGGCCATCCTGCTGGAGGAAATCGAGTGCACGGAGGAGGAAATGATGATGTTTGCCGCCTTGCAG TACCACATCAACAAGCTGTCCGTCATGTCGTCGGACAACCACATGAACAACAGCGAGAAGGAGGTGGACGAGGTGGACGCGGCCCTCTCCGACCTGGAGATCACGCTGGAGGGAGGCAAGACGTCCAATGCCCTG GGTGACATCACGTCTATTCCCGAGCTGGCGGACTACGTCAAGGTCTTCAA ACCCAAGAAACTGACACTGAAGGGCTACAAGCAGTACTGGTGCACGTTCAAAGACATCACAATTTCCTGTTACAAGAGTAAAGAGGAGGCGCACGGGACGCCCGCTCACCAAATGAACCTCAGAG GCTGCGAGGTGACCCCGGATGTGAACATATCAGGTCAGAAATTCAACATCAAGCTGCTAATCCCCGTGGCGGATGGAATGAACGAGATCTGGCTGCGGTGCGATACG GAGAAGCAGTATGCCCACTGGATGGCCGCGTGTCGTTTGGCATCCAAGGGGAAGACCATGGCGGACAGCTCCTACAACCTGGAGGTGCAGAACATCCTGTCCTTCCTAAAGATGCAGCACATGAACCCTGACCCACAATTCATCGAGCCCATCACCACAGACATCAACCCCGAGTGCCTTGTGTCACCGCGCTACCTAAAGAAGTACAAGAACAAGCAG CAAGGCTTAATCAGGGATTTG ATCTCAGCCCGCATCCTTGAAGCCCACCAGAACGTGGCCCAGATGAGTCTAATTGAGGCCAAGATGCGCTTCATCCAGGCGTGGCAGTCGCTGCCAGAGTTCGGAATCACTCACTTCCTGGCCAA GTTCCAGGGCGGCAAGCGTGACGAGCTGATTGGCATCACGTACAACCGTCTGATCCGCATGGACGCCGGCACCGGGGACGCCATCAAGACCTGGCGCTTCAGCAACATGAAACAGTGGAACGTCAACTGGGAGATCAAGATG GTGACCGTGGAGTTTGCGGACGAGCCCAGCCTGTCGTTCATCTGCGCCGAGGTAGACTGCAAGGTGGTCCACGAGTTCATCGGGGGTTACATCTTCCTGTCCACGCGGGCCAAGGACCAGAACGAGACCCTGGACGACGACATGTTCTACAAGCTCACCAGCGGGTGGGTCTGA